A region of Desulfovibrio inopinatus DSM 10711 DNA encodes the following proteins:
- the secF gene encoding protein translocase subunit SecF has protein sequence MGFEIISPNTTFDFLKYRKLAYILSAVVILLGIGSLIVQGGPKYGVDFAGGLTIQLKFDKEMDAGDIKSALSPVGLEGLVVQRFGQSEDNEYLVRASGDGLDQNALQQRVEEALSKNIDNAKFEVQRMEMVGPKVGADLRSKAMEAIFYAVLFIAIYISGRFEQRWMAAGLMAGGLAGGLYILRLFGLPMGYLIFAALALTIVLCFILRLKYALGAVVADMHDIIITIGIFSLLGKEFDLTIVAALLTILGYSLNDTIIVFDRIRENLRGTKSPEFGPVINKSINQTLSRTILTSGTTMLVLLCLFFFGGGVIHDFALAMIIGIVTGTYSSIFVASPILLDLGSGLTPRATAENTEEATA, from the coding sequence ATGGGTTTTGAAATCATTTCTCCCAATACGACGTTTGATTTCCTGAAATATCGCAAACTCGCGTATATCCTGTCGGCTGTCGTCATACTGCTCGGCATCGGCTCCCTTATTGTCCAGGGGGGCCCCAAATATGGTGTCGACTTTGCTGGCGGCCTGACTATCCAACTCAAGTTTGACAAAGAGATGGACGCTGGTGACATCAAATCCGCCTTGTCTCCGGTAGGCTTGGAAGGGCTTGTTGTACAGCGTTTCGGACAATCCGAAGACAATGAGTACCTTGTTCGTGCGTCGGGCGATGGCCTTGATCAAAACGCGCTCCAACAGCGCGTGGAAGAAGCACTCTCGAAAAATATTGATAATGCAAAGTTCGAAGTGCAACGAATGGAGATGGTTGGTCCCAAAGTGGGCGCGGACCTACGATCCAAAGCCATGGAAGCCATATTCTATGCCGTTTTGTTTATTGCGATTTATATTTCCGGACGATTTGAGCAACGCTGGATGGCGGCCGGTCTCATGGCCGGCGGACTCGCTGGTGGGTTGTATATCCTTCGTCTTTTCGGGCTTCCCATGGGGTATCTCATTTTTGCTGCATTGGCGCTCACGATTGTTCTCTGTTTTATCCTGCGTCTAAAATATGCGCTCGGCGCAGTTGTAGCCGATATGCATGATATCATCATCACTATCGGCATCTTCTCACTCTTGGGAAAAGAATTCGACCTCACGATTGTCGCAGCCCTTTTGACCATTCTCGGATACTCGCTCAATGATACGATCATCGTTTTTGACCGCATCCGAGAAAATCTTCGCGGCACCAAATCGCCCGAATTCGGCCCTGTCATCAATAAAAGTATCAACCAGACTCTGTCACGTACAATCCTGACGTCAGGAACAACCATGCTCGTGTTGCTCTGCTTGTTCTTCTTCGGCGGTGGGGTCATTCACGATTTTGCTCTGGCCATGATCATTGGTATTGTGACTGGGACCTACTCGTCAATTTTTGTGGCATCCCCCATCCTGCTTGACTTGGGATCGGGCTTGACTCCCCGTGCTACGGCTGAAAACACAGAAGAGGCCACCGCATGA
- a CDS encoding glycosyltransferase yields the protein MRILNIDGLDFVPAFKQLGHDVLSIGTSPHCTVRLDEPMSLKRLQHILTSKQFKPDLVVWVDQCKPPQVLGLETLNAVIIGYTIDQYCNPWHQAYSSAFDMVLVAQRDYVDGFAKEFPARPAKWFPLFCNLTRDADQGISRDIPVGFVGTVTGSINIRRAPFLAQFKKHCPLVIKQGDYVPIFNRCRIVLNQSAAEELNFRIFQAMACGAVLLTEEAHNGLTELFTPGTHLLTYPRDNAALAASIAKQALSNPKLMDIAKAGRDRVRQRHSDVARAREIIAHATRLTQKDAPIKRLTALPSIRRRLATGFRILSLDDKLPLPQELRNFYIDLANQYWT from the coding sequence ATGCGTATTCTCAATATCGACGGCCTCGACTTTGTCCCCGCATTCAAGCAACTTGGGCACGATGTGCTCTCCATCGGCACTTCGCCCCATTGCACGGTTCGTTTAGATGAACCGATGTCACTCAAACGTCTCCAGCATATTCTTACCTCAAAACAATTCAAGCCCGACCTCGTGGTCTGGGTGGATCAGTGTAAACCACCACAAGTTCTCGGCCTTGAAACCCTCAACGCCGTCATTATCGGTTACACCATTGATCAATATTGCAACCCTTGGCACCAAGCCTACAGCTCCGCCTTTGATATGGTACTTGTCGCCCAACGCGATTATGTCGATGGGTTCGCCAAAGAGTTTCCAGCCCGACCGGCCAAGTGGTTTCCTCTCTTCTGCAATCTCACTCGGGACGCGGACCAAGGAATTTCACGCGACATCCCCGTAGGATTTGTCGGAACGGTCACAGGGTCCATCAATATCCGGCGAGCACCATTTCTTGCTCAATTCAAGAAACACTGCCCCCTGGTGATCAAACAGGGTGATTACGTGCCGATATTCAATCGTTGCCGTATAGTGTTGAATCAAAGTGCGGCCGAAGAACTTAACTTTCGCATTTTTCAGGCCATGGCTTGTGGAGCGGTTTTGCTGACCGAGGAAGCTCACAACGGCCTGACAGAACTTTTTACGCCTGGCACCCACCTTCTCACCTACCCTCGAGACAATGCGGCGCTCGCGGCATCAATTGCCAAGCAAGCATTATCAAACCCGAAGCTCATGGATATAGCCAAAGCTGGCCGCGACCGTGTGCGGCAACGTCATTCCGACGTCGCTCGAGCTCGTGAAATCATTGCCCACGCAACTCGGCTTACCCAAAAGGACGCTCCCATCAAACGTTTGACGGCTTTACCCTCAATCCGACGTCGCCTCGCAACGGGATTCCGGATTTTGTCTTTGGATGACAAGCTGCCGTTGCCGCAGGAGTTGCGCAATTTTTATATCGATCTGGCCAATCAATATTGGACATAA
- a CDS encoding EAL domain-containing protein, with the protein MTSYLRILLIDCSTQSQNYVRRQLDEAGDSVQITSASTLAEVNDYFQSNTYDVALFVLRRHGLDSSVILETLQAFGRSINVIALADDGCEHDAMALFHRNAVQDVILKTDMSRLIPALHREGETSRLQRECVHLENEFLRQQTFFSQLFENSPQAIVILGATGLVIDANASFERLFQYSSTEMCGKYLRDFIVSDTYQEESGGLYFQAFSSGAVTRETMRLRKDGVLVPVSIVGHPIVSHGQVLGSFWTYTDIRKRKAAEYKMLVQERKYRSIFENAGIGLYQSTPAGRFLEVNPAMTKIFGFTTTEELIAYHQDIESSLYVSAQDRRDFLCLMDENGEVENFEFRAYTKSGEVIWLSNYAKVIREIETEEIVFDGVIQDVTSRKLAEFELRRAEAKYRGIFENAQEGIFQTLPEGGYLSANPALARMYGYDTPQELIESLKDIKACLYVDPRQRDAFVQILTERGEVMDFESQIYRKDGSIIWISESARSVYDENGVLLHYEGLVQNITRRKNAEEQLRHQTFHDNLTGLPNRSLFLDRLAWVIKRRIRKADYLFAVVFLDLDRFKVVNDSLGHTMGDDLLRQVAERLEKCLRPSDTVARFGGDEFAILLDDLGDLLDATHIIERLQETLAQPFELDGRQVFTTASIGVVLRTWPYENPEHIVRDADIAMYRAKSQGNGRYEVFDPKMHQAARSLLQLETDLRSAVVNQEFFIEFQPIIHLAEARITGFEALVRWQHPTQGRIPPDRFIPLAEETGLIIPIGSWVLETACAQLRVWQDAFPQHENLTMSVNLSAEQFATPVLVREVSDVLKKTGVAPQTLHLEVTETRLMEDAKFAAKMLAELKRLGVRISVDDFGTGYSSLAYLHRFPIDTLKIDRAFVSRMGADRENSAIVSSIVSLAHGLGMDVIAEGVEAITQAEELVGLHCEYGQGFFYSRPVPCEKAAQLLASLFFPSEPIRSQTA; encoded by the coding sequence ATGACTTCATACCTTCGTATTTTGTTGATCGACTGCTCGACGCAGTCCCAGAATTATGTTCGGCGCCAACTCGATGAAGCCGGAGATAGCGTACAAATTACCTCTGCTTCTACTCTTGCAGAGGTGAACGATTACTTTCAATCCAATACATATGATGTCGCGCTGTTTGTGTTGCGGCGTCATGGACTTGATTCCTCTGTCATTCTTGAAACTCTGCAGGCGTTTGGTCGATCAATCAATGTTATTGCGTTAGCGGATGACGGTTGTGAACACGATGCGATGGCTTTGTTTCACAGGAATGCCGTACAGGATGTTATTCTGAAAACAGACATGTCTCGCCTTATTCCTGCGCTTCACCGTGAAGGCGAAACATCTCGACTACAACGGGAATGCGTTCACCTGGAAAACGAATTCCTCCGTCAACAAACATTTTTTTCTCAGCTTTTTGAGAATTCTCCACAAGCGATTGTCATATTAGGGGCTACCGGTTTGGTCATCGATGCCAACGCCAGCTTCGAACGACTTTTTCAATATTCCAGTACAGAAATGTGTGGCAAATACCTACGCGATTTTATTGTCTCGGATACCTATCAGGAAGAATCGGGTGGGCTGTACTTCCAGGCTTTTTCTTCCGGGGCTGTCACTCGCGAAACTATGCGTCTTCGTAAGGATGGTGTGCTTGTACCGGTATCCATAGTAGGACATCCCATTGTTTCTCATGGTCAAGTTTTAGGGTCGTTTTGGACTTATACAGACATCCGAAAACGAAAAGCTGCAGAGTACAAGATGCTTGTTCAAGAGCGGAAATATCGCAGCATTTTCGAGAATGCAGGGATTGGACTGTATCAAAGCACTCCTGCTGGCCGGTTTCTTGAAGTGAATCCGGCGATGACGAAGATTTTTGGATTTACAACAACAGAAGAACTCATCGCATATCATCAAGATATCGAATCGAGTCTGTATGTTTCTGCTCAAGATCGTCGGGACTTTTTGTGTCTCATGGACGAGAATGGAGAGGTCGAGAACTTCGAATTTCGCGCATACACGAAGTCAGGCGAGGTCATTTGGTTATCCAATTACGCCAAAGTGATCCGTGAGATTGAAACCGAGGAAATCGTCTTCGATGGCGTTATTCAAGATGTGACGAGTCGAAAGTTAGCTGAATTCGAATTACGGCGGGCCGAGGCAAAGTACCGTGGCATATTTGAGAATGCGCAAGAAGGGATTTTCCAGACCTTGCCGGAGGGGGGCTATCTCAGTGCCAACCCGGCCCTTGCCCGCATGTACGGCTATGATACTCCTCAGGAGCTCATTGAAAGCTTGAAAGATATTAAAGCCTGTCTCTATGTCGATCCTCGACAGCGTGATGCATTTGTCCAGATACTGACCGAACGAGGGGAGGTGATGGACTTTGAGTCACAGATCTACCGCAAAGACGGTTCGATTATCTGGATTAGTGAAAGTGCTCGATCGGTTTACGATGAAAATGGCGTGCTCTTGCATTATGAAGGACTTGTTCAGAATATTACGCGACGTAAGAATGCCGAAGAACAATTACGGCACCAGACATTCCACGACAACCTGACCGGGTTACCCAACCGCTCTCTGTTTCTCGATAGACTTGCTTGGGTCATAAAACGTCGAATCCGTAAGGCGGATTATCTTTTTGCTGTGGTATTTCTTGATCTGGATCGCTTCAAAGTCGTCAATGATTCCTTGGGACACACCATGGGAGATGACTTATTGCGCCAGGTGGCTGAACGTCTTGAGAAGTGCTTACGCCCTTCGGATACCGTCGCTCGGTTCGGTGGAGATGAATTCGCTATCTTGCTTGACGACTTGGGGGACCTGCTCGACGCCACACACATTATTGAGCGTCTTCAAGAGACGCTGGCTCAACCCTTCGAGTTGGACGGCCGCCAAGTCTTCACGACCGCCAGCATTGGTGTCGTGCTCAGAACATGGCCGTATGAAAACCCTGAACATATCGTTCGTGACGCCGATATTGCCATGTATCGTGCGAAGTCGCAGGGAAATGGACGGTACGAAGTTTTTGATCCTAAAATGCACCAAGCGGCGAGAAGTTTGCTTCAGCTTGAGACCGATTTGCGGTCTGCCGTGGTGAATCAAGAATTTTTTATTGAATTTCAGCCTATCATCCACCTTGCGGAAGCGCGCATAACGGGATTTGAAGCGTTAGTACGGTGGCAACACCCGACCCAGGGGCGTATTCCTCCTGACCGGTTTATTCCCTTAGCTGAGGAAACTGGACTCATTATCCCTATTGGATCGTGGGTCCTTGAAACGGCCTGCGCTCAACTCCGTGTATGGCAAGATGCCTTTCCACAACATGAGAATTTGACCATGAGCGTCAATCTCTCTGCAGAACAGTTTGCGACGCCGGTTCTTGTTCGGGAAGTGTCCGATGTATTGAAGAAGACCGGGGTGGCCCCACAGACGCTTCATTTGGAAGTTACGGAAACGCGTTTGATGGAAGATGCCAAATTTGCTGCTAAAATGTTGGCTGAGTTAAAACGGCTGGGGGTTCGTATTAGCGTGGATGATTTCGGCACGGGATATTCATCGCTTGCTTACTTGCACCGCTTTCCTATTGATACATTGAAGATTGATCGAGCATTTGTCAGTCGCATGGGAGCGGACCGGGAAAACTCGGCGATCGTCAGCTCGATCGTTAGTCTGGCTCATGGATTGGGGATGGATGTCATTGCTGAAGGCGTTGAAGCCATTACTCAGGCTGAAGAGTTGGTTGGTCTTCATTGTGAATATGGTCAAGGATTTTTTTATTCTCGTCCTGTGCCGTGTGAAAAAGCGGCTCAACTTCTCGCATCATTGTTTTTCCCATCAGAGCCTATTCGGTCGCAAACAGCCTAA
- a CDS encoding NAD(P)H-dependent flavin oxidoreductase, whose protein sequence is MTSQKPSASPQDFGKLPHLHIGNLDIRFPVIQGGMGIGVSLSGLAAAVARAGGVGVIATAGIGWDEPDYASRPVEANQRALRRHIRLAKENAPGGIIGVNIMVALTDYDTLVSTSAEEGVDIIFSGAGLPLSLPEHIDPETGPKLAPIVSSGRAAQIICKKWLSRFKRLPDALVVEGPMAGGHLGFKPDQVEHDDFVLEKLLVEVIEATADFKTPSGDPIPVIAAGGVYTGADIRRMLDLGAAGCQMGTRFVATNECDAAPEFKQRYVDSKLGDITVMRSPLGLPGRAIKNIFLDNAQADKNRPEGCAYRCMKGCRFDTIQFCISEALINAKKGKVNDGLLFAGANAWRVEKIIPVAELVASLAEEYKASEPTE, encoded by the coding sequence ATGACGTCACAGAAACCAAGTGCTTCCCCTCAAGACTTCGGGAAATTGCCACATCTTCATATCGGGAATTTGGACATTCGATTCCCTGTCATTCAGGGTGGCATGGGTATCGGCGTGTCCCTTTCCGGACTTGCTGCCGCAGTCGCTCGTGCCGGTGGTGTCGGTGTCATCGCCACAGCCGGTATAGGCTGGGATGAACCCGACTATGCGAGCCGACCGGTGGAAGCCAATCAGCGCGCATTACGACGTCATATCCGTCTCGCCAAAGAGAATGCTCCGGGAGGTATTATCGGCGTCAATATCATGGTCGCGCTCACCGACTATGACACGCTCGTTTCCACTTCTGCCGAAGAAGGTGTGGACATCATTTTTTCTGGCGCCGGCCTTCCCCTCTCTTTACCGGAGCATATCGATCCTGAAACAGGGCCGAAACTTGCACCTATCGTATCCTCTGGCCGAGCTGCCCAGATCATTTGTAAGAAATGGCTGTCGCGCTTCAAGCGGCTCCCGGATGCACTCGTTGTTGAAGGCCCTATGGCTGGTGGGCATCTCGGTTTCAAGCCCGACCAGGTCGAACACGACGACTTTGTCCTGGAAAAATTGCTTGTTGAAGTCATTGAAGCAACTGCAGACTTCAAAACTCCGTCAGGAGATCCCATACCGGTTATTGCAGCCGGTGGAGTCTATACGGGGGCAGACATCCGACGCATGCTCGATCTTGGCGCAGCCGGTTGCCAAATGGGAACTCGATTTGTCGCCACCAACGAATGCGATGCCGCACCGGAATTCAAACAACGATACGTCGACTCCAAACTGGGCGATATCACCGTCATGCGAAGCCCCCTTGGCTTACCGGGACGTGCCATCAAAAATATATTTCTCGACAACGCACAGGCTGATAAGAATCGCCCCGAAGGCTGCGCCTATCGATGCATGAAAGGCTGCCGTTTCGACACTATTCAATTTTGCATCTCCGAAGCCCTGATCAATGCCAAGAAAGGCAAGGTCAACGACGGCCTCCTCTTTGCTGGCGCCAATGCATGGCGCGTCGAGAAAATTATTCCTGTCGCCGAACTGGTTGCTAGCCTTGCTGAAGAATACAAGGCCAGTGAGCCAACCGAATAA
- the amrA gene encoding AmmeMemoRadiSam system protein A — MDTAFRFSLTEEEKECLKTLVRYSISEKLSPTGTPVPPPVSDKLQEKFGAFVTLKREGRLRGCIGHLVGDEPLYATVFEMARQAAFGDPRFPPLSAAEFDDLNIEISILGPITVCPDPKQIEIGRHGLIIRKGPYSGLLLPQVAVEWKWDQLTFLQQTCRKAGLPPEAWKDPDTQLFWFEAEVF, encoded by the coding sequence ATGGACACGGCATTTCGTTTTTCCCTGACTGAAGAAGAAAAAGAGTGTCTGAAAACTCTTGTCCGGTATAGCATCAGTGAAAAACTCTCGCCAACCGGCACGCCAGTGCCGCCACCAGTGAGCGATAAACTGCAGGAAAAGTTCGGTGCGTTTGTGACCTTGAAGCGTGAAGGACGTCTTCGGGGGTGTATCGGGCACCTTGTTGGTGATGAACCATTGTATGCGACGGTTTTTGAGATGGCTCGGCAGGCCGCTTTCGGAGACCCACGTTTTCCTCCATTGAGTGCGGCAGAGTTCGATGACCTGAATATCGAGATTTCCATCCTTGGGCCGATTACAGTATGCCCCGATCCGAAACAGATCGAAATTGGGCGCCATGGGCTTATCATCCGGAAAGGCCCCTATTCTGGATTACTCTTGCCACAAGTTGCGGTGGAGTGGAAATGGGACCAATTGACCTTCTTACAACAGACTTGCCGGAAAGCCGGGTTGCCTCCAGAAGCCTGGAAGGATCCCGATACGCAGCTATTCTGGTTTGAGGCAGAGGTTTTTTAA
- a CDS encoding RsmB/NOP family class I SAM-dependent RNA methyltransferase encodes MTHTRSFRFTCPESQIPQVVALLEAQGFRFTPEPFSSVCAKLTVEPFALGSSLAASFGLIYIQDRSSMLPPLMLAPATGSRVLDMCSSPGGKSGFLAQLTGPTGFVLANEPEGERLSNLRRNLFRMGLIHLASCGHDGTRLPFNAPVFDAILLDPPCSGWGTVKKNPHVMNVWSPDKVEPLINLQRRLLTAACALVKPGGRIVYSTCTTNPAENEDQTAYALEHLPLLLSPLAPPAGFAFHDPTRAELDGVLRVDEDRSQAQGFYMSAFIKSDSTGTHLDESHAIENLKPASFLPGPHVVFDNSMDMSGAYWDGLPPGMFYRFREKIFFLAESAVLAPGLRIQGYYLGAEKKHRFRPHPRVRALVPSSPDKESIVETDVAALLGLQSGQSRHQPPVGKSPGPLAPLYYDGLNGTDAPLPLGFLTRKGNRLLWSDK; translated from the coding sequence ATGACGCACACACGTTCTTTTCGATTTACCTGCCCGGAATCGCAAATTCCACAAGTTGTGGCGCTTCTTGAAGCCCAAGGGTTTCGTTTTACGCCAGAACCGTTCTCATCGGTTTGTGCCAAGTTGACGGTTGAACCGTTTGCCTTGGGTTCGTCCCTGGCCGCGAGTTTTGGGCTGATTTACATTCAAGACCGCTCATCCATGCTGCCGCCGCTCATGCTGGCTCCAGCCACGGGAAGCCGTGTTCTCGATATGTGTTCGAGTCCTGGCGGCAAATCCGGATTTCTTGCCCAACTCACGGGGCCAACAGGATTTGTCCTCGCCAATGAACCCGAAGGGGAACGTCTGTCCAACCTGCGAAGAAACTTGTTTCGTATGGGCTTGATCCACTTGGCTTCGTGTGGTCACGACGGAACGCGCCTCCCCTTCAATGCACCCGTTTTCGATGCCATTCTTCTTGATCCGCCATGTAGCGGATGGGGAACCGTCAAAAAAAATCCCCATGTTATGAACGTATGGAGCCCCGACAAGGTTGAACCTCTCATCAATCTCCAACGCCGCTTACTTACAGCCGCATGCGCACTTGTAAAACCGGGCGGACGTATCGTATATTCCACGTGTACGACCAATCCAGCGGAAAACGAGGATCAGACAGCCTACGCTCTTGAACATCTTCCTTTGCTCTTGTCCCCACTCGCTCCTCCTGCCGGGTTCGCATTTCACGATCCAACTCGTGCAGAGCTGGACGGGGTACTCCGCGTTGACGAAGATCGTTCCCAAGCCCAAGGGTTTTATATGAGCGCCTTTATCAAGTCTGATTCAACAGGAACGCATCTCGACGAATCTCATGCCATTGAGAACTTGAAACCAGCTTCTTTTCTTCCGGGTCCACATGTTGTTTTCGATAATTCCATGGATATGAGTGGAGCCTATTGGGATGGCCTCCCTCCCGGCATGTTCTATCGATTTCGTGAGAAAATCTTTTTTCTGGCAGAATCTGCCGTCCTCGCACCTGGACTTCGTATTCAAGGATATTATCTTGGTGCTGAAAAAAAACATCGGTTCCGTCCTCATCCCAGAGTCAGGGCTCTTGTTCCTTCTTCTCCCGACAAGGAAAGTATTGTTGAAACCGATGTCGCAGCACTCTTAGGCCTTCAAAGCGGCCAAAGCCGCCACCAGCCCCCCGTGGGCAAATCACCGGGCCCGCTTGCTCCGCTCTATTATGACGGCCTCAATGGCACGGATGCCCCGTTACCGCTTGGCTTTCTTACTCGCAAAGGAAACAGGCTGTTATGGTCAGATAAGTAG
- a CDS encoding magnesium transporter CorA family protein produces the protein MITIYKSIDGKLTTVDRIEDNTWVNVIRPNERELQELSEETGIPIDFLADPLDIDERARIEMENGALLVVLHTPVRNEEEDMDDVPFTTLPVGVIIKDRFIVTVCLKPNDIIEHFALSRVKNFRLHDRSRFAIQLFHHTAVLFLKHLKEINRKTNQLETELHKSMRNEVLIKLLNIEKSLVYFMTSVRANEIIMTRLQRGDIIDLNEVEKDLLEDTVTENLQAIHMTKIYSNILSGMMDAFASVISNNLNVVMKFLTAVTIILQIPILIASVYGMNIELPLQHNLYAFTILGGCSIILSLFGVWIFIKKKWI, from the coding sequence ATGATCACGATTTACAAGTCTATTGATGGCAAATTGACAACGGTGGATCGCATTGAGGACAACACCTGGGTCAATGTTATACGCCCAAACGAACGCGAACTCCAAGAACTCTCCGAAGAAACCGGCATCCCCATAGACTTTCTCGCAGATCCGCTCGATATCGACGAACGCGCGCGTATTGAGATGGAAAACGGAGCCCTCCTCGTTGTACTTCATACTCCTGTACGCAACGAAGAAGAAGATATGGATGATGTCCCGTTCACCACACTGCCTGTGGGAGTCATCATCAAAGACCGATTCATTGTCACGGTCTGCCTCAAGCCAAATGATATCATTGAACATTTCGCGCTTTCTCGTGTAAAAAATTTCCGTCTGCACGATCGTTCTCGATTCGCTATACAACTCTTTCACCACACCGCAGTGCTCTTTTTAAAACATCTCAAAGAAATTAATCGAAAGACGAATCAACTTGAGACCGAACTGCATAAATCCATGCGGAACGAAGTCCTTATCAAGCTACTCAATATTGAAAAAAGCCTTGTATATTTCATGACATCGGTCCGTGCCAATGAAATCATTATGACTCGATTGCAACGCGGTGATATCATCGACCTGAACGAAGTGGAGAAAGATCTGCTGGAAGACACGGTGACGGAAAACCTGCAGGCGATCCACATGACAAAAATTTACAGTAATATTTTAAGTGGCATGATGGATGCGTTTGCTTCGGTTATCTCAAATAACCTCAACGTAGTCATGAAATTCCTCACGGCTGTCACCATTATTTTACAAATTCCTATCCTTATCGCCAGCGTATACGGCATGAACATTGAGCTCCCTCTTCAACACAACCTGTACGCATTTACGATTCTTGGAGGCTGTTCAATTATCTTATCGCTGTTTGGTGTATGGATATTCATCAAGAAAAAATGGATATAG
- a CDS encoding class I fructose-bisphosphate aldolase — MTPLERKTRRLFHPESNRIVMLPLDHGISDGMVEGLDDVPTLLNLVSTNSVQAVVLNKGTARRRIADVPMSTHLGIQLSGSTKHGLPPYAKTLVCTIHEAARLGADFVSLHINIGNDFEDRMLTDLGQVTDDAHLLGIPVLAVIQPEGGQIVDKLDRILIGHCIRLGSELGADIIGVPYSGDSKTFSAAVSTSNSPVVLTGGPSRPLFDDFCELITEAMDCGASGVCIGRNIFQNPEPIAALDRIVGLVHGFTKA, encoded by the coding sequence ATGACTCCGCTTGAGCGAAAAACGCGACGCCTTTTTCATCCTGAAAGTAATCGTATTGTCATGTTGCCTCTTGACCACGGCATCTCTGATGGCATGGTTGAAGGACTCGACGATGTACCGACCCTGCTCAATCTCGTATCAACGAATTCGGTCCAGGCAGTCGTTCTCAATAAAGGAACAGCCCGACGTCGTATTGCAGATGTTCCCATGTCCACACATCTCGGCATCCAACTTTCCGGAAGCACAAAGCACGGCTTGCCTCCCTATGCCAAAACTCTTGTGTGCACCATTCACGAAGCTGCACGATTAGGTGCGGATTTCGTTTCTCTCCACATAAACATCGGGAATGATTTCGAAGACCGAATGCTGACCGATCTCGGACAGGTCACCGACGATGCCCACTTGTTGGGTATCCCCGTCCTCGCTGTTATCCAACCCGAAGGTGGACAAATTGTTGACAAACTCGATCGCATCCTTATTGGACATTGCATCCGTCTCGGTTCGGAACTCGGTGCCGATATCATCGGAGTTCCCTATTCCGGTGACAGCAAAACATTTTCGGCAGCTGTCTCCACCTCCAATTCCCCGGTGGTGCTGACAGGCGGTCCGAGCCGGCCACTCTTCGATGACTTTTGTGAACTCATTACCGAAGCCATGGATTGTGGAGCCTCCGGCGTGTGTATCGGTCGCAATATTTTTCAGAATCCCGAGCCTATAGCTGCTCTCGATCGTATTGTTGGCCTTGTTCATGGTTTTACCAAAGCTTAA